A genomic window from Pyxidicoccus trucidator includes:
- a CDS encoding M4 family metallopeptidase has product MKSRFASVLVVLGLVACGDSTEAPGDTLPEAGDGATSTPTPMRPDVGPEDLAVLRAREGPRSARALAEVERRFASRTPGLSFRVRRVDTSSLGDTHVWIQQLFQGTPVTGRDLGVIVFVDDTLQVLGAPDTFEGVAPARLSAAAGLKRAQAHVARKGLTVSDVGEAVLEPVYERRLRPGASGGNAADYETVVGFERGTRVKVVSAFAPDEPRELFVRERDGAVVERAFPPSAMAKGSLRSAFAGNVVLPTYQGGKSQYYLQSERFDYVSAATQRDGTAAFDYKSTTNTWGDNQLYSFLGPNTVNGKTAAADAFISIYGTHRMFSDVYRRHGWDGQGGPIHAYVHAPQGNAHPAGNGVIVLGYVPDGKALSNVPLTDIETVAHEVGHMAFEQMTGVFAGPTGELGGLDEGTADIFGLVAGFYLPEALALAGTPCDALTCSGGGRRQHITVRRDWTFGNWGDARYGRSFIDPFMYPAWAPGIDTADSHYAAGPLQRMFYFLSVGVLPAGQAPVAGLLSPQRGSAFLPTGLTGLGIDATNWIWYHTLSGVYFSRINNYHSTREMMLEATMTLYQRVPHTPEYKAVEDAWAAVNVGPPADRTPPAVSITTEQRSSTEAIVTVDLRDANKLESGTVVLSSAILGAPVHTQACTGYCVITLNPKNYGTHTLHTVSVTAKDTRGNEVNRLVYFPLDVAKPAVTITSNTAATPWFTNVPQQNLKFSVSDAYGIQSARVLLDGVEVVAQTWSSSFPLNFSFDNVLVDVSSSPEGRYTLRFEAVDRFGNTWANWYDLVVDRTPPELCSLAVTVDPANNGKVYLTLSGRDNGAGLSNLAIHHTTGGLMSGDTTDVGGGVPRSLSHTATLAPGTYLFFGVCMDRRSNVVRTAYQTFTLVGSCNTMSTAGGAQVDERTFQLGKASGTVTLSYHTYGVHDRIKVYSGTTLAADTGCVATGDPSVLRNLTFSYSGTSGQLKVRVEPNCNPVTALPTTEWAYSLSCP; this is encoded by the coding sequence ATGAAGTCGCGTTTCGCGTCCGTGCTGGTCGTGCTTGGCCTCGTGGCGTGTGGAGATTCCACCGAGGCTCCAGGGGACACGCTGCCTGAAGCGGGGGACGGCGCCACGTCCACTCCCACGCCCATGCGTCCCGACGTCGGCCCCGAGGACCTCGCGGTGCTGCGCGCCCGGGAAGGCCCGCGCTCGGCGCGCGCGCTCGCGGAGGTGGAGCGCCGCTTCGCCTCTCGGACGCCGGGCCTGTCGTTCCGCGTCCGCCGCGTCGATACCAGCTCCCTGGGCGACACCCACGTCTGGATTCAGCAGCTCTTCCAGGGCACGCCCGTGACGGGAAGGGACTTGGGCGTCATCGTCTTCGTGGACGACACGCTGCAGGTGCTCGGCGCGCCCGACACCTTCGAGGGCGTCGCGCCCGCGCGGCTGTCCGCCGCCGCCGGCCTGAAGCGGGCCCAGGCCCATGTCGCGCGGAAGGGGCTCACGGTGAGCGACGTGGGCGAGGCTGTCCTGGAGCCCGTCTATGAGCGCCGCCTGCGCCCCGGCGCTTCCGGCGGGAATGCCGCGGACTACGAGACGGTGGTGGGGTTCGAGCGGGGCACCCGGGTGAAGGTAGTTTCCGCGTTCGCTCCGGATGAGCCCCGTGAGCTGTTCGTCCGCGAGCGTGACGGCGCCGTGGTGGAGCGTGCCTTCCCGCCCTCCGCCATGGCGAAGGGCTCGCTGCGCAGCGCATTCGCGGGGAACGTCGTCCTGCCCACGTACCAGGGCGGGAAGTCCCAATACTACCTCCAGAGCGAGCGGTTCGACTACGTCTCCGCCGCCACCCAGCGCGATGGAACCGCGGCGTTCGACTACAAGAGCACCACCAACACCTGGGGCGACAACCAGCTCTATTCCTTCCTGGGCCCCAATACCGTCAACGGGAAGACCGCGGCGGCGGACGCGTTCATCTCCATCTACGGCACCCACCGGATGTTCTCCGACGTGTACCGCCGTCATGGTTGGGACGGCCAGGGCGGGCCCATCCACGCCTATGTCCACGCCCCGCAGGGCAATGCCCACCCCGCGGGCAATGGCGTCATCGTGCTCGGGTACGTGCCCGACGGGAAGGCGCTCTCGAACGTCCCGCTGACCGACATCGAGACGGTGGCCCACGAGGTCGGCCACATGGCCTTCGAGCAGATGACCGGGGTCTTCGCCGGCCCCACCGGCGAGCTGGGGGGACTGGATGAGGGGACGGCGGACATCTTCGGTCTGGTCGCCGGCTTCTACCTACCCGAGGCGCTCGCGCTCGCGGGAACTCCGTGCGACGCCCTGACGTGCAGCGGCGGAGGGCGCCGCCAGCACATCACCGTGCGGAGGGATTGGACGTTCGGGAACTGGGGGGACGCCCGCTACGGGCGCTCGTTCATCGACCCGTTCATGTACCCCGCCTGGGCGCCGGGCATCGACACCGCGGACTCGCACTACGCCGCGGGACCGTTGCAGCGGATGTTCTACTTCCTCAGCGTCGGCGTGCTCCCGGCAGGACAGGCCCCCGTCGCCGGCCTGCTGAGTCCACAGAGGGGGAGCGCCTTCCTTCCCACGGGACTCACCGGCCTGGGTATCGATGCGACGAATTGGATCTGGTACCACACGCTCAGCGGCGTCTACTTCTCGCGCATCAATAACTATCACTCGACTCGGGAGATGATGCTCGAGGCGACGATGACGCTCTATCAGCGCGTGCCGCACACCCCCGAGTACAAGGCGGTGGAGGATGCCTGGGCGGCGGTGAACGTCGGACCGCCGGCGGACCGCACGCCTCCCGCCGTGTCCATCACCACCGAGCAGAGGAGCTCGACGGAGGCCATCGTCACGGTCGACCTGCGCGACGCCAACAAGCTGGAGAGCGGAACGGTGGTCCTCTCCTCCGCCATCCTCGGTGCGCCGGTGCACACCCAGGCCTGCACCGGCTACTGCGTCATCACCCTCAACCCGAAGAACTATGGGACGCACACGCTGCATACCGTGAGCGTCACCGCGAAGGACACCCGGGGAAACGAGGTGAACAGGCTGGTCTACTTCCCGCTCGATGTCGCGAAGCCGGCGGTGACCATCACCTCGAATACGGCGGCGACGCCGTGGTTTACAAACGTGCCCCAGCAGAACCTGAAGTTCAGCGTCAGCGACGCCTACGGCATCCAGTCGGCGCGGGTGCTCCTGGACGGGGTGGAGGTGGTCGCTCAGACGTGGAGCAGTTCCTTCCCCCTCAACTTCAGCTTCGACAACGTGCTCGTGGATGTCAGCAGCTCCCCGGAGGGACGCTACACGCTGAGGTTCGAGGCGGTCGACCGCTTCGGGAATACCTGGGCGAACTGGTACGACCTGGTGGTCGACCGCACGCCTCCGGAGCTCTGCTCGCTGGCGGTGACGGTGGACCCGGCGAACAACGGGAAGGTCTACCTGACGCTCAGCGGGCGTGACAACGGCGCGGGGCTGTCGAACCTCGCCATCCACCACACGACGGGCGGGCTGATGAGCGGCGACACCACCGATGTGGGGGGCGGCGTCCCGCGCAGCCTGAGCCACACCGCCACCCTCGCGCCGGGGACGTACCTCTTCTTTGGCGTCTGCATGGACCGGCGCTCCAACGTCGTGCGGACGGCGTACCAGACCTTCACGCTGGTGGGCTCGTGCAACACCATGTCCACCGCGGGCGGCGCGCAGGTGGATGAGCGGACGTTCCAGCTGGGCAAGGCGTCCGGGACGGTGACACTCAGCTACCACACCTACGGCGTGCACGACCGCATCAAGGTCTACTCCGGGACGACGCTGGCGGCCGACACCGGCTGCGTCGCCACGGGCGACCCGTCGGTCCTCCGGAACCTGACATTCTCGTACTCGGGGACGTCGGGGCAGCTGAAGGTGCGCGTGGAGCCGAACTGCAACCCCGTCACGGCGTTGCCCACGACGGAGTGGGCGTACTCGCTGAGCTGCCCCTGA
- a CDS encoding TetR/AcrR family transcriptional regulator, producing the protein MSAAKRMSKEERRQQLLETASDIVRAEGTEALTLGYLAERAGVTKPIAYEHFGTRAGLLIALYKELDERQNRVMRAALEANGKTLEDVARIVSAAYVDCALTMGPEFGALSAALSATEEMEDFRQSVRDSCIAELKKAFAPFGKLSRGEGHALLEGLFGAAESLSQAAASGRTSRAQAVSALSRIMQGALE; encoded by the coding sequence GTGTCGGCGGCGAAGCGGATGTCGAAGGAGGAGCGGCGGCAGCAGCTCCTGGAGACGGCGTCGGACATCGTCCGGGCCGAGGGCACCGAGGCGCTGACGCTGGGCTACCTGGCGGAGCGCGCCGGGGTGACGAAGCCGATTGCGTACGAGCACTTCGGCACGCGGGCCGGCCTGCTCATCGCGCTGTACAAGGAATTGGACGAGCGACAGAACCGGGTCATGCGCGCGGCGCTGGAGGCCAACGGCAAGACGCTCGAGGACGTCGCCAGGATTGTCAGCGCCGCCTACGTGGACTGCGCCCTCACCATGGGGCCGGAGTTCGGAGCCCTCTCCGCGGCCCTCTCCGCCACGGAGGAGATGGAGGACTTCCGGCAGTCCGTGCGCGACTCCTGTATCGCCGAGCTCAAGAAGGCCTTCGCGCCCTTCGGGAAGCTCTCGCGCGGGGAGGGCCACGCGCTGCTGGAGGGGCTCTTCGGCGCCGCCGAGTCCCTGTCCCAGGCCGCGGCCTCCGGGCGGACCTCGCGCGCGCAGGCCGTCTCCGCGCTCTCACGCATCATGCAGGGAGCGCTCGAGTAG
- a CDS encoding NAD(P)-dependent oxidoreductase, with product MSAHTQKPVLIIGGAGLVGSQTARTLRRLQPGLPLTLGGRDLARAGAVARELGGADAVRVDLERPDLGLPDGRAFSAVAMFVKDDTLHSVKYAQAKGVPHVGISTAMFELAPEVALFIHQPARAPILLASQWLAGAATLSVLHFAKEFRALESIDISAVLDEEDLGGPAAYADFERQTQAAPNAQILEDGKWRWVHGEAAARTFKSVDGTEVRGQAYSLLDGMSLAAATGARSIRFDLSLGQSSSRRRGEPFSTEIILELTGELRDGTKGRVRHELVHPSGQAPVTAVGVAVALERLLGLSGGAPVAPGLYLPEVLVEPAYLVRRLEEFGTRFRRV from the coding sequence ATGTCCGCGCACACGCAGAAGCCCGTACTCATCATTGGAGGCGCCGGCCTCGTCGGCTCCCAGACGGCCAGGACGCTTCGTCGGCTCCAGCCCGGGCTGCCCCTCACGCTGGGCGGGCGCGACCTGGCAAGGGCCGGGGCCGTGGCCCGGGAGCTCGGTGGCGCGGACGCGGTGCGGGTCGACCTCGAGCGGCCCGACCTGGGCCTGCCTGACGGGCGGGCCTTCAGCGCCGTCGCCATGTTCGTGAAGGACGACACCCTCCACTCCGTGAAGTACGCCCAGGCGAAGGGAGTGCCTCACGTCGGCATCTCCACGGCCATGTTCGAGCTGGCCCCGGAGGTGGCGCTCTTCATCCACCAGCCCGCCCGCGCGCCCATCCTCCTGGCCAGCCAATGGCTGGCGGGCGCGGCCACGCTGTCCGTGCTCCACTTCGCGAAGGAGTTCCGGGCGCTGGAGTCCATCGACATCTCCGCGGTCCTCGACGAGGAGGACCTGGGCGGGCCGGCGGCGTACGCCGACTTCGAGCGGCAGACGCAGGCGGCTCCGAATGCCCAGATACTCGAGGACGGGAAGTGGCGCTGGGTCCATGGCGAGGCCGCCGCGCGCACCTTCAAGAGCGTGGATGGAACGGAGGTGCGGGGCCAGGCCTACTCGCTGCTCGACGGCATGAGCCTCGCGGCCGCCACCGGGGCCCGGTCCATCCGGTTCGACCTCTCGCTGGGACAGTCCTCAAGCCGCCGACGCGGCGAGCCCTTCTCGACGGAAATCATCCTCGAGCTGACCGGCGAGCTCCGGGATGGGACGAAGGGGCGCGTCCGCCATGAGCTCGTCCACCCCTCGGGCCAGGCACCGGTGACCGCGGTGGGAGTCGCCGTCGCCCTGGAGCGGCTGCTCGGGCTCTCGGGCGGAGCACCCGTGGCGCCAGGGCTGTACCTGCCAGAGGTGCTTGTCGAGCCCGCGTACCTGGTGCGGCGGCTGGAGGAGTTCGGCACCCGCTTCCGGCGTGTGTAA
- a CDS encoding NAD(P)-dependent oxidoreductase encodes MSPNPNKPVLIIGGSGVVGSRAARALRRLQPELPLTLGARDMDKAQALARELGGADTARIDLGRPDLGLPPGADFSAVVVLLKDDSLHSMRYAQAKGLPYVSFSDFVFDIGPEVALYIQKPTSAPILLLGHFLGGTITLSALHFAREFRKLQTIEVSAVFDEEDVGGPVAQGDMERLSQGVPHPLLLKDGKFLWARGADAERRFTGVDGTEWQGRAYPLLDVVSLAAATEARSIRLDFAVRAAASRRGKGPSHEVIIELTGERLDGTTGRVRHELIDGDVHSGMSARGVALAVERLLGLAGGPPVAPGLYHPESLLEPAYVVERMREFGTRIQRA; translated from the coding sequence ATGTCCCCGAACCCGAATAAACCCGTACTCATCATCGGAGGCTCCGGCGTCGTCGGCAGTCGTGCCGCGAGAGCCCTTCGCCGGCTCCAACCGGAGCTACCCCTCACCCTTGGCGCACGCGACATGGACAAGGCCCAGGCCCTGGCCAGGGAGCTCGGCGGCGCGGACACCGCGAGAATCGACCTGGGGCGGCCCGACCTGGGACTTCCTCCGGGAGCGGACTTCAGCGCGGTAGTCGTACTGCTGAAGGACGACTCGCTCCACTCGATGAGGTACGCGCAGGCGAAGGGCCTGCCCTACGTCTCCTTCTCCGACTTCGTGTTCGACATCGGGCCCGAGGTGGCGCTCTACATCCAGAAGCCCACGAGCGCGCCCATCCTGCTGCTGGGCCACTTCCTGGGAGGCACCATCACCCTCTCGGCCCTTCACTTCGCTCGGGAGTTCCGGAAGCTCCAGACGATTGAAGTCAGCGCGGTCTTCGACGAGGAAGACGTGGGCGGGCCGGTGGCACAGGGAGACATGGAGCGCCTCAGCCAAGGCGTGCCGCATCCCCTGCTGCTCAAGGACGGGAAGTTCCTCTGGGCCCGAGGAGCGGATGCGGAGCGCCGCTTCACCGGGGTGGATGGGACGGAGTGGCAGGGACGGGCCTACCCGCTGCTCGACGTGGTGAGCCTCGCGGCCGCGACCGAGGCGCGCTCCATCCGGCTCGACTTCGCGGTGAGGGCCGCGGCCAGTCGCCGAGGCAAGGGTCCTTCGCACGAGGTCATCATCGAGCTGACGGGTGAGCGGCTGGATGGGACGACGGGGCGCGTGCGCCATGAGCTCATCGATGGAGATGTGCACTCGGGGATGAGTGCACGGGGCGTGGCCCTCGCAGTGGAACGGCTGCTGGGGCTCGCGGGTGGACCGCCCGTGGCACCGGGGCTCTACCACCCCGAGAGCCTGCTAGAGCCGGCGTACGTCGTCGAGCGGATGAGGGAGTTCGGCACCCGCATCCAGCGCGCGTGA
- a CDS encoding class I SAM-dependent methyltransferase — translation MTHEHPAHSVHHHVVPGFGADRAAHYDAQASVNLAGFQAAYELGVSALTAQLDGQDTASLLYVGLGTGAELMPYTRFNVPGWRFTGVEPSDAMLAVARQRLEAEGMLSRTHLHVGELHTLPPGPPFDGAQMMGVLHHVEGEEARLELLREVTRRLKPGAPLVLGCRVGNDPELMNVELRRLRAYGVPTEALERRRQLFAVIRPIESDAALFAMFARTGLVAPRPLFVSLQFKVFLARFEPGAVG, via the coding sequence ATGACTCACGAACACCCAGCCCACTCCGTCCACCACCACGTCGTGCCGGGCTTTGGCGCCGACCGCGCCGCTCATTACGATGCCCAGGCGTCCGTCAACCTCGCGGGTTTCCAGGCGGCGTACGAACTCGGCGTCAGTGCGCTGACCGCCCAGCTCGACGGCCAGGACACGGCGTCGCTGCTCTATGTGGGGCTGGGCACGGGCGCGGAGTTGATGCCCTACACGCGCTTCAACGTGCCGGGCTGGCGCTTCACGGGCGTGGAGCCCTCCGACGCCATGCTCGCCGTCGCCCGCCAGCGCCTGGAGGCCGAGGGGATGCTCTCTCGCACGCACCTGCACGTGGGCGAGCTGCACACCCTTCCTCCCGGCCCCCCGTTCGACGGCGCGCAGATGATGGGGGTCCTGCACCATGTGGAGGGCGAGGAGGCCCGCCTCGAGCTGCTGCGAGAGGTGACCCGGCGGCTCAAGCCCGGAGCGCCCCTCGTCCTGGGCTGCCGCGTCGGCAATGACCCCGAGCTGATGAACGTGGAGCTGCGGCGGTTGCGGGCGTATGGAGTCCCCACGGAAGCGCTGGAGCGTCGACGCCAGCTCTTCGCGGTGATTCGGCCCATCGAGTCCGATGCCGCCCTGTTCGCGATGTTCGCCCGGACCGGACTGGTGGCGCCGCGTCCGCTCTTCGTCTCGCTGCAGTTCAAGGTCTTCCTCGCGCGCTTCGAGCCCGGAGCTGTGGGCTGA